The Leptolyngbya sp. FACHB-261 genome segment CCAAGAGTCAATTGCCCGTGTAGATCTATCAAAACGTTCCACACTCTACCTACAGGAGTACTGGCATCCGCTGCTTTTTTTCCTTTGCTCTCAATCCAAACTGCTTTTACTACCAGGCAATCCAAGATATAAGCAGCTTTTGCTACTTCATTGAGTTTTTGCGAGAGTAGCAAGTCAGTTCTTCTATCCCAACCCAATTCCTTGACAATATTGCTTGCTTTCAAAGTAAAGCTGCTCTTCCAGGGCTCTCTTTGTTGCATCGTATGAGCAGCAAAAATGAGATGCAATTTTACAGTGTTAAAACCGAACTTATCGATGATTTGTTCAGCTGCCTCCCAAGGAAGCATCGTGATATCACCAGGAGTAGTTATGTAATGTTCGATATAGTTTTGAGAGCTAGTCTTAGTTTGATGGCGAAACTGTGCAATTCCACTGGAGCCCTGGCACCATAGGTCCTTTCTTAGTTGAGCAGCAATGCTGCTGACCATTGGATCTGCCGTGGGGATAGGTACAAATTTCTCGCTCTGAAATAACTGAGATTCTGTTTTTAATATTGGCTGGCTTGGTGTACCGTCAATTAACCAATTAAGCTTCTTCAACTCAATATCAATATTGCTTGAAAGGGTATGAGCAGCCTTGAACCCAAACAAACTGATGAGATAGGATTCTTTCAGATCGACATCTGCGTCGTCTGGTAAGGACGGATTCAGATCAATCTCTGGAACTCCGGGAAGCAGTTCAGGTTTTTTGTTTCTTTGGACCCAGTCATCTAGTTCTCTTTGAAACTGTTGGCTTTGTTGCTTCCAAAAAGCCTCCGAAACTTGCAATAGATCTCCAAGTCTGTTCACTACTTCATCTGTAACAGTAGGTGAAGTAGATTCTTGCCCCTTTTGTTCGGCTACTCTGCGATACAGCTCAGAGGCTAGA includes the following:
- a CDS encoding helix-turn-helix transcriptional regulator, with amino-acid sequence MALSHLASELYRRVAEQKGQESTSPTVTDEVVNRLGDLLQVSEAFWKQQSQQFQRELDDWVQRNKKPELLPGVPEIDLNPSLPDDADVDLKESYLISLFGFKAAHTLSSNIDIELKKLNWLIDGTPSQPILKTESQLFQSEKFVPIPTADPMVSSIAAQLRKDLWCQGSSGIAQFRHQTKTSSQNYIEHYITTPGDITMLPWEAAEQIIDKFGFNTVKLHLIFAAHTMQQREPWKSSFTLKASNIVKELGWDRRTDLLLSQKLNEVAKAAYILDCLVVKAVWIESKGKKAADASTPVGRVWNVLIDLHGQLTLGGEINQPGEVYITVQPGLWTQHFLSKAGGTAKEALYQFGWLAQEILKMDPYHDELALRLAIHLATDNRFHPSGRYQVGGLLEVVQPRLIVDMARSDRRRAYDLKQNWDNALKLLTQLGWRIEFDPQTYPELLRPGNDARKPRGYLDKLLMAEVTIRQPSSIPELTTTQAEVLETQELPSISEVTLTSEQIKQGLKAKGWNQAKLAGFLGVSQPFISQLVNGRRAVTLELEARLRQLLPLPN